A portion of the Pseudoalteromonas luteoviolacea genome contains these proteins:
- a CDS encoding fibrinogen-like YCDxxxxGGGW domain-containing protein has product MKINKVTLLLSALFSSALSANVVVEATTDDVSPIVEVTGGNVSFDRAIKNIGNDVLNLRYYDTLVFPNGELYNRSNAANLTLTAGQVFSQTQPRISVLPEFPAGEYKYVLSVYNKDTGDITSANFTFHKQHSELVSSSCAEILANGLSTGSGIYSIKPSNVQSPYQVYCDMETHGGGWTLVGIKSKTQPNIQVDELLSLDQKANVITDQKWAGFKYTAQEMLVTADNDTAAILDMVTLNSANCTPLASSLTDDVLAHAESSGCTGAGQDYSFLNSAKFKTSVYDYSNTKFIIERFGNGWGVGGNGPYHYNAQNMWLYVR; this is encoded by the coding sequence ATGAAAATAAATAAAGTGACGCTTTTATTATCAGCTTTATTCTCTTCAGCGTTATCTGCAAATGTTGTTGTTGAAGCCACTACAGATGACGTGTCTCCAATTGTGGAAGTAACTGGTGGTAATGTAAGTTTTGACAGAGCGATTAAAAATATCGGTAATGATGTATTGAACTTAAGGTATTATGATACGCTGGTTTTTCCTAATGGTGAGCTTTATAACCGCTCTAACGCAGCAAACCTAACGTTAACTGCTGGTCAAGTATTTTCTCAAACACAGCCTAGGATCAGTGTTTTACCAGAATTTCCTGCGGGTGAATATAAATATGTATTGTCTGTATATAATAAGGATACTGGCGACATAACATCTGCAAACTTTACTTTCCATAAGCAGCACTCCGAGCTCGTAAGCAGTAGTTGTGCAGAAATACTTGCCAATGGTTTAAGCACTGGCAGCGGAATATATTCAATTAAACCAAGTAATGTTCAATCGCCATATCAAGTGTATTGTGATATGGAAACACATGGCGGTGGGTGGACGCTAGTTGGCATTAAAAGTAAAACACAGCCAAATATCCAAGTAGATGAATTACTCTCATTAGATCAAAAAGCAAATGTTATCACAGACCAAAAGTGGGCAGGTTTCAAATATACCGCACAAGAAATGTTAGTAACTGCAGATAACGACACAGCAGCAATTTTAGACATGGTGACTTTAAACTCTGCGAACTGCACACCTTTAGCCAGCTCATTAACTGATGATGTATTGGCTCATGCAGAGTCTTCTGGTTGTACCGGTGCAGGGCAGGATTATTCATTCTTAAACTCAGCTAAGTTCAAAACGTCTGTGTATGACTATTCAAATACAAAATTTATCATCGAACGTTTTGGTAATGGCTGGGGTGTGGGTGGTAATGGTCCATACCATTACAATGCGCAGAATATGTGGCTTTACGTAAGATAA
- a CDS encoding EscU/YscU/HrcU family type III secretion system export apparatus switch protein, which produces MEQKTAVGLLYEAGKSPEVVCKGFGELAEEIIALAKEKDIMIHEDPALVKTLGQLDLHEEIPKELYYVIAELIAFSYVLRGKFPPGWKNFQGKLNIKA; this is translated from the coding sequence ATGGAACAAAAAACAGCCGTTGGGCTCTTATACGAAGCAGGAAAGTCACCAGAGGTAGTCTGCAAAGGCTTTGGCGAACTCGCGGAAGAAATCATTGCCTTAGCCAAAGAAAAAGACATCATGATCCACGAAGACCCTGCACTAGTAAAAACTCTAGGGCAGTTAGATTTACACGAAGAAATCCCCAAAGAGCTTTACTATGTCATCGCTGAATTAATTGCGTTTTCTTATGTACTACGCGGTAAATTTCCTCCAGGTTGGAAAAACTTCCAAGGTAAACTTAATATTAAAGCCTAA
- a CDS encoding flagellar hook-length control protein FliK: MNKQTIPVQHPANVSPTTLSSQGSNNQPQLEADKTFLARNIVIKPDSIQMEVALEGRWQPVRLSSEANVDQVLKLPEAQLKLDATGTVLTLATPEAKLSLKSAQSLLSLLGVLKGFGDHSAIQTDSHVKQSPSSQLTLPKLGINVPIPVSIATLLQQESKLVASLSAKNDKILMQVFNMFGDKLHQMPVAKKAIAQLVSQLSQQASNYVQLAQNKGTLKLGRHQHDIAHIQTSTPIELKQLQKQVWHGAKLSPHQDGIEVAIASKSTKVKLATSLKSILPKLDTQVFQTQLKQAIQSYQEQTLQYDKPLFNVSLADIKQTVKQALQAITQTPFFNRAASQATTQAHRQLNQQVPAIASTVKNYLHQPLITPAAVRPNNLALMALSDGIKQNFAGLDKPVNLHGSQTQQGNTKTVLTTAKDSQKPPVIHLKGDGASANKTQSPPRQPMSANTLVTTQISGAKIPFEMRLQLIQQVLAAALPKSDELIASKQLGMTQTKLAAQTQITDMIPLRGAQKSPSTAPASLPLTHILNKPLRAASLQQEQPPDPKDPALLSEKISEKMTFKSGDSVDLTRLVHQAFSRLMDEGKATPEIVSQDLFSRLPSIATPLNTSVPMTSFTQALDKLIVALMGTQLSSQHESLLPKNVSQEQRVASMVETLFPGNKLQQPKQFIQAVNLSAQQNLVEELGFIQNAMSVNNQAQALGQKFDSESQLLINLFLPMKTPPECRQSELQIGKYKKPTKAGLPEKQVWFVRLNFDYEALGQLSVQAELMDKAVDCEIVGDSPSVCQLAEPHLDALRSKLAAHGLQVGDIALREDAVQVKQFYDKHAIVNIKV, translated from the coding sequence ATGAATAAGCAAACAATTCCTGTACAACATCCGGCAAATGTGTCACCGACAACATTATCTTCACAAGGTAGCAACAACCAGCCGCAATTAGAAGCAGATAAAACGTTTTTAGCCCGAAATATTGTCATTAAGCCAGACTCGATTCAAATGGAAGTTGCACTTGAAGGCCGATGGCAACCCGTGCGCTTAAGTAGCGAAGCCAATGTTGATCAAGTTCTGAAACTGCCTGAAGCACAATTAAAATTAGATGCGACAGGCACAGTACTGACACTCGCTACACCTGAAGCTAAATTATCACTAAAATCAGCACAATCATTATTAAGTTTACTTGGAGTTTTAAAGGGCTTTGGCGACCACAGCGCTATACAAACCGATTCTCACGTCAAGCAATCACCTAGTTCACAACTGACTTTGCCAAAACTTGGGATCAATGTGCCAATTCCAGTAAGCATTGCAACTTTACTACAGCAAGAATCCAAATTGGTCGCTAGCTTAAGTGCTAAAAATGATAAAATATTGATGCAGGTATTCAATATGTTTGGTGACAAACTACATCAAATGCCTGTTGCAAAAAAAGCCATTGCGCAATTAGTCAGTCAACTCAGTCAGCAAGCCTCTAACTATGTGCAACTCGCCCAAAATAAAGGCACATTGAAACTTGGCCGTCATCAACATGATATTGCACACATCCAAACATCGACACCCATTGAGTTGAAACAATTACAAAAACAGGTATGGCATGGCGCTAAACTCAGTCCACACCAAGATGGCATAGAAGTAGCCATTGCCTCGAAATCGACTAAGGTAAAGCTGGCCACATCGCTAAAAAGTATCCTTCCAAAATTAGATACCCAAGTATTTCAAACTCAATTAAAACAAGCGATTCAGTCATATCAAGAGCAAACCTTACAATATGATAAACCACTCTTTAATGTCTCGTTGGCAGATATAAAACAAACAGTCAAACAAGCACTGCAAGCCATTACACAAACCCCATTTTTTAATCGTGCAGCTTCACAAGCAACAACGCAAGCGCATAGACAACTTAATCAACAAGTTCCGGCTATCGCTTCCACAGTTAAAAACTATTTACATCAACCACTCATTACACCAGCTGCAGTACGACCAAATAATCTGGCTTTGATGGCGCTCTCTGATGGCATTAAGCAAAATTTTGCGGGGCTTGATAAGCCAGTCAATCTGCACGGTTCACAAACACAACAAGGTAATACAAAAACAGTATTAACGACTGCTAAAGACTCACAAAAACCACCTGTTATACACCTTAAAGGTGACGGTGCATCGGCCAATAAAACGCAAAGCCCCCCTAGACAGCCTATGTCCGCCAACACCTTAGTAACAACTCAAATCAGCGGTGCAAAAATACCTTTTGAGATGCGTTTGCAATTGATCCAACAAGTACTTGCAGCTGCCTTGCCAAAAAGCGATGAACTAATTGCTTCCAAGCAGCTGGGCATGACACAAACAAAGTTAGCAGCGCAAACACAAATAACTGATATGATACCACTGCGCGGAGCACAAAAATCGCCAAGCACGGCACCCGCTTCATTGCCTCTAACACACATTCTCAACAAACCATTAAGAGCAGCTTCGTTACAACAAGAGCAACCACCTGACCCCAAAGATCCCGCATTACTCAGCGAGAAAATTTCTGAAAAGATGACCTTTAAAAGTGGTGATTCTGTAGACCTTACACGACTTGTGCACCAAGCTTTTTCACGCTTGATGGATGAAGGAAAGGCAACCCCCGAAATCGTTAGTCAAGACTTATTTAGCCGCCTACCAAGCATAGCTACACCTCTCAATACTAGCGTACCCATGACTAGCTTTACCCAAGCGCTAGACAAGTTAATTGTTGCATTGATGGGTACACAGTTAAGTAGCCAGCATGAGAGCCTACTACCCAAAAATGTATCTCAGGAACAACGAGTCGCGAGTATGGTAGAAACCTTATTCCCAGGCAATAAGTTGCAACAACCAAAGCAATTTATCCAAGCTGTGAATTTATCAGCACAACAAAACTTAGTAGAAGAGTTAGGCTTTATTCAAAACGCCATGTCAGTCAATAATCAAGCTCAAGCGTTGGGTCAAAAATTTGACAGTGAAAGTCAGCTGCTGATCAATTTATTTTTACCAATGAAGACGCCGCCAGAATGCAGACAAAGCGAGCTTCAAATTGGAAAATATAAAAAACCGACAAAGGCTGGGTTACCAGAAAAGCAAGTATGGTTTGTCAGGCTAAACTTTGATTATGAGGCGCTTGGTCAGCTCAGTGTCCAGGCTGAGCTGATGGATAAAGCTGTCGATTGCGAAATTGTCGGCGACAGCCCGAGTGTCTGTCAGCTAGCTGAACCACATTTAGATGCGCTTAGGAGTAAACTGGCTGCTCACGGCTTACAAGTGGGTGATATCGCGCTGCGTGAAGACGCAGTGCAGGTAAAACAGTTTTACGATAAGCACGCTATCGTAAATATTAAGGTATGA
- the ccmA gene encoding cytochrome c biogenesis heme-transporting ATPase CcmA, which yields MLEIKALTCIKQDRCLFESLNFSLLSGQIMQIEGPNGAGKTSLLRIIAGFSQPDEGSVLFNKKNINEDYDEFALSLLFIGHKTGVNQQLTAYENVMHWLTVHGYKSTEPEIYTLLGKLGLVGLEDVPVRTLSAGQQRRVALVRLWLNNASLWILDEPFTALDKKGVAMLQAQFQRHLDKGGAILLTTHQDLTNTFSSLQTLALEYRH from the coding sequence TTGCTAGAGATTAAGGCTTTAACTTGTATCAAACAAGACCGTTGTTTGTTCGAATCACTTAACTTTTCATTGTTATCTGGTCAAATCATGCAAATAGAAGGCCCAAATGGTGCAGGAAAAACATCGTTGCTTAGAATTATTGCCGGTTTTTCTCAGCCAGATGAAGGTAGTGTTCTGTTTAATAAGAAAAATATAAACGAAGATTACGATGAATTTGCGCTGTCATTACTTTTTATTGGCCACAAAACGGGTGTTAATCAACAGCTCACAGCCTATGAAAATGTCATGCATTGGCTAACTGTACATGGTTATAAAAGTACTGAACCGGAAATTTATACCCTCCTTGGCAAGTTAGGTCTTGTCGGTTTAGAAGATGTCCCCGTGAGAACTTTGTCTGCAGGCCAGCAACGTCGTGTTGCTTTGGTGCGTTTGTGGCTCAATAATGCCAGTCTGTGGATTTTAGACGAGCCCTTTACTGCACTCGATAAAAAGGGCGTAGCCATGTTACAGGCACAGTTTCAGCGACACTTAGACAAAGGTGGCGCGATTTTGTTAACAACTCATCAGGACCTCACTAATACGTTTAGCTCTTTGCAAACCTTGGCTTTGGAGTACCGTCATTGA
- the ccmB gene encoding heme exporter protein CcmB — MQVSHSYWTLFCSVYKKDVALAFRQRAEIVNPLLFFLIVITLFPLAIGPEPGLLARMAPGIIWVAALLSTMLGLDKIFRDDYMDGSLEQLIASPYPLSLAVLAKVAAHWTTAGLPMVVMAPVFSMLMNLESQALGATMLTLLIGTPLLSFIGAIGAGLTVGLQKGGILMSLLVLPLYIPVLIFATSAIDTSIMSLAYSGQLAILGAMLAVALVTAPIAISSALRVSVS; from the coding sequence ATGCAAGTTAGTCATTCATACTGGACGTTATTTTGCTCCGTTTATAAAAAAGATGTCGCATTGGCATTTCGTCAGCGTGCTGAAATAGTGAACCCTCTGCTGTTTTTTTTAATTGTAATTACCTTATTCCCGCTTGCGATTGGTCCAGAGCCGGGGTTATTAGCACGAATGGCGCCGGGTATTATTTGGGTCGCCGCGCTTTTATCAACTATGTTAGGGTTAGATAAGATTTTTCGTGATGACTACATGGATGGCTCATTAGAGCAGTTGATTGCTTCTCCATATCCATTGTCACTGGCCGTGCTGGCTAAAGTTGCCGCACATTGGACAACGGCTGGACTGCCAATGGTAGTCATGGCACCTGTGTTTTCTATGTTGATGAATTTAGAGTCACAAGCGCTCGGTGCCACTATGTTAACGTTATTAATTGGTACCCCATTGTTGAGTTTTATCGGTGCTATTGGGGCAGGCCTGACAGTCGGTTTGCAAAAGGGCGGTATTTTGATGAGCTTGCTTGTGTTACCGCTTTATATCCCAGTACTTATTTTTGCAACGTCCGCTATTGATACTAGCATCATGTCATTAGCGTATAGCGGGCAACTTGCAATCCTTGGTGCGATGTTAGCCGTCGCTTTAGTCACCGCACCAATTGCCATATCGTCAGCTTTAAGAGTGAGTGTAAGTTAA
- a CDS encoding heme ABC transporter permease, whose translation MWKWLHPYAKAERAYQLCNTLLPYFVVVSVLCIVVGWVWGLAYAPADYQQKDSYRIIFIHVPSAILSMGAYSSMAIAAIIALVWQLRNAELAVIAIAPVGAAMTAIALITGSAWGKPMWGAWWVWDARLTSELILLFLYLGVLSLFHAFEDKKAGGKAACILAIVGVVNLPIIHFSVEWWNTLHQGGAITKFDTSAIDPSMLWPLLINILGFAALVGTLTLIRLKNEIMQVEQHRPWVRQLVSRG comes from the coding sequence ATGTGGAAGTGGTTACATCCTTATGCCAAAGCGGAGCGTGCTTACCAATTGTGTAACACCTTGCTTCCGTACTTTGTTGTGGTGTCGGTGCTATGTATTGTGGTTGGATGGGTTTGGGGGCTTGCGTACGCTCCTGCAGACTACCAACAGAAGGATAGTTACCGGATCATCTTTATTCATGTGCCTTCGGCGATTTTGTCGATGGGGGCATACTCTTCTATGGCTATTGCAGCCATCATTGCACTGGTTTGGCAGCTCCGAAATGCAGAGTTAGCTGTCATTGCAATTGCGCCTGTGGGCGCGGCTATGACTGCGATTGCACTTATCACCGGATCTGCTTGGGGCAAACCAATGTGGGGCGCTTGGTGGGTGTGGGACGCACGGCTGACTTCAGAATTAATCCTGTTATTTTTGTATCTTGGTGTGTTATCTCTATTTCATGCTTTTGAAGATAAAAAAGCAGGTGGAAAAGCTGCATGTATTTTAGCGATTGTGGGTGTGGTTAACTTACCGATTATTCACTTTTCAGTAGAGTGGTGGAATACGCTTCATCAAGGTGGCGCAATTACTAAATTTGATACATCAGCAATCGACCCTTCTATGTTGTGGCCCTTGCTAATCAATATACTTGGATTTGCGGCTTTAGTCGGAACACTTACCTTAATCCGCCTCAAGAATGAAATCATGCAGGTCGAGCAGCATCGTCCTTGGGTCCGTCAATTAGTTAGTCGAGGTTGA
- the ccmD gene encoding heme exporter protein CcmD yields the protein MQFESLSDFIAMGGYGFYVWLSFGSCAAIILGLLFGSLYEGKQLKQQVKSQMAREERIKKAKDMEAQV from the coding sequence ATGCAGTTTGAATCATTAAGCGACTTTATCGCCATGGGTGGTTATGGTTTTTATGTATGGCTGTCTTTTGGCAGTTGCGCAGCCATTATATTGGGTTTGTTATTTGGATCCCTTTATGAAGGCAAACAATTAAAGCAACAAGTGAAGTCTCAAATGGCCAGAGAAGAGCGTATTAAAAAGGCCAAAGATATGGAGGCCCAAGTATGA
- the ccmE gene encoding cytochrome c maturation protein CcmE has translation MNPRRKKRLFTVLAVIFGIGSAVGLTLYALQENINLFYTPSELVNGKGPELEKPTIGQKLRIGGMVVPGSVVRDETSLDVEFQLIDTGPLVTIRYQGILPDLFREGQGIVAQGTLIEPNVIEAFEVLAKHDEEYMPSEVAEAVKGIKHEKPKYNLNSEN, from the coding sequence ATGAACCCAAGGCGCAAAAAACGATTGTTTACTGTATTGGCGGTGATTTTTGGTATTGGTTCAGCGGTGGGTTTGACACTTTATGCACTGCAAGAAAATATCAATTTGTTTTATACACCGAGTGAATTAGTGAATGGCAAAGGGCCGGAGTTAGAAAAGCCAACAATAGGGCAAAAGCTGCGTATTGGTGGAATGGTTGTACCTGGGTCTGTAGTACGTGATGAGACTTCGCTTGATGTGGAGTTTCAGCTTATAGATACGGGACCATTGGTAACTATCCGTTATCAGGGCATTTTGCCGGATTTGTTCCGTGAAGGGCAGGGGATCGTAGCTCAGGGGACATTAATTGAGCCAAACGTGATAGAGGCTTTTGAAGTCTTGGCAAAACACGATGAAGAATATATGCCTTCTGAAGTGGCTGAGGCAGTTAAGGGGATCAAGCACGAAAAACCAAAATACAACTTAAATAGCGAGAATTAG
- a CDS encoding heme lyase CcmF/NrfE family subunit, which yields MIPEIGYFALVLAMALSLLLCIFPLWGAYTGNLRLMRAAPSLALGQCLFVLFSFGILIYITLTDDFTVAYVAHHSSSTLPWYYKVTSTWGGHEGAILLWLVMQSSWTALVALMSKSLPWVLRARVLGVLGFLGVGFMLYTLWMSSPFERLLPYFPVEGRDLNPLLQDPGMIIHPPLLYMGYVGLSVSFSFAIAALLTGKLDNTWAKWSRPWTMVAWAFLTLGITIGSWWAYAELGWGGWWFWDPVENASLMPWLVATALLHSLAVTEKRGVFKSWTVLLAITAFSLCLLGTFIVRSGIIVSVHAFATDPDRGLYILSFLAVVVGGSLALYAARVSQVHSEGRYRFASREVALWLNNIFLVVATLIVLLGTLLPMIHKELGLGSISIGVPFFNQMFAILIVPFALLLGIAPMLRWKQNKLSPLAKKWLVNVALSLVATAAWLFSNYEQVSALTFMATALAVWIMFSTVSDLLQKISLQASISEGFKRLGLSYWAMVLGHVGLAFVIASVTLTSAYSVERAVAMKPGDIATLNEYQYRFDGVKEIRGPNYSGHAGVVTVLKDDELVTELYAEKRLYDIGMQFMTEAAIDDGFFRDLYLALGEQMSQGAWSLRIYHKPYVRWMWLGGILISLAGFIVLADKRYRRRVKKGAQA from the coding sequence ATGATCCCAGAAATAGGCTATTTCGCGCTAGTTTTAGCTATGGCGCTAAGTTTACTCCTGTGTATTTTCCCATTATGGGGGGCTTATACCGGTAATTTGAGATTGATGCGTGCCGCTCCCTCTTTAGCGTTAGGGCAGTGTTTATTTGTTTTATTTTCATTTGGTATTCTTATTTATATTACGTTGACAGATGATTTTACCGTTGCGTACGTGGCACACCATTCAAGTAGCACCTTACCTTGGTACTACAAGGTGACCTCAACGTGGGGCGGACATGAAGGTGCGATTTTACTCTGGCTAGTGATGCAGTCTAGCTGGACCGCTCTGGTTGCTTTAATGTCAAAATCATTGCCTTGGGTGCTCAGAGCGCGCGTACTTGGGGTACTTGGATTTCTTGGCGTTGGCTTTATGCTGTATACTTTGTGGATGTCGAGCCCGTTTGAGCGCTTGCTACCATACTTCCCAGTTGAAGGACGTGATTTAAATCCACTGTTGCAAGATCCTGGCATGATCATACATCCACCATTGCTGTATATGGGCTATGTCGGGTTGTCGGTGTCATTTTCTTTTGCCATTGCGGCACTTTTAACAGGTAAGTTAGACAATACTTGGGCGAAGTGGTCGCGTCCTTGGACTATGGTTGCTTGGGCATTTTTAACTTTGGGGATCACCATAGGGAGTTGGTGGGCTTACGCTGAGCTTGGCTGGGGCGGCTGGTGGTTTTGGGATCCGGTAGAAAACGCATCTTTAATGCCTTGGCTAGTTGCAACAGCGCTACTGCACTCTCTGGCTGTGACAGAAAAACGCGGTGTGTTTAAATCTTGGACTGTTTTACTCGCAATCACTGCATTCAGTTTATGCTTGTTAGGCACCTTTATTGTCCGCTCCGGTATCATTGTCTCTGTACATGCATTTGCTACAGATCCCGATCGGGGTTTGTATATACTTTCGTTCTTAGCGGTTGTGGTAGGTGGCAGCTTAGCTTTATATGCCGCACGCGTATCACAAGTTCATAGCGAAGGTCGTTATCGCTTTGCCTCTCGAGAAGTGGCTTTATGGCTCAATAATATTTTCTTAGTGGTTGCAACCTTAATTGTATTATTAGGTACTTTGCTGCCCATGATCCATAAAGAGCTCGGTCTTGGGTCGATTTCTATTGGTGTCCCTTTCTTTAATCAAATGTTTGCCATTTTAATCGTGCCTTTTGCGTTGTTGTTAGGGATTGCCCCAATGTTGCGCTGGAAGCAAAACAAATTATCTCCATTGGCAAAAAAATGGTTGGTCAATGTTGCGCTTAGCCTTGTGGCGACTGCTGCCTGGTTGTTTTCTAACTATGAGCAAGTCTCTGCCTTGACCTTTATGGCAACGGCATTGGCAGTTTGGATAATGTTTTCTACAGTATCGGATTTACTGCAAAAAATCTCGTTACAGGCTTCGATATCTGAAGGTTTTAAACGTTTAGGTTTGAGCTACTGGGCCATGGTATTAGGGCATGTGGGACTTGCATTTGTTATTGCCAGTGTCACATTGACTTCTGCCTATTCGGTAGAGCGTGCTGTTGCCATGAAACCTGGAGATATTGCGACGTTAAATGAGTACCAGTACCGGTTTGACGGGGTCAAAGAGATCCGAGGGCCAAATTATAGCGGTCATGCAGGAGTCGTAACGGTGCTTAAAGATGATGAGTTGGTTACAGAACTTTATGCGGAAAAGCGCTTGTACGATATTGGTATGCAGTTTATGACTGAAGCTGCCATTGACGATGGGTTTTTCCGAGATTTGTACTTGGCGCTGGGTGAGCAGATGAGTCAAGGAGCATGGTCACTACGAATTTATCATAAGCCTTATGTGCGTTGGATGTGGTTAGGCGGGATTTTAATTTCATTGGCAGGTTTTATTGTACTGGCAGATAAACGCTATCGCCGTCGTGTGAAAAAAGGAGCTCAGGCGTAA
- a CDS encoding DsbE family thiol:disulfide interchange protein, whose translation MNRKILGFLPFLIFVLLCVFLYQGLFGNPRELQTGRLGQTMPSFNLPDLMDENKRWTEKDLLGEVYLMNVWGTWCPTCIAELGYLTKLREQGVKIVGLYYEQAYDPDFGDHFDMNALRKEVDTMLSRAGNPYQFNILDLERSLALDLGVSGAPETFLVDKKGTILLHHTGDINQRVWRSKFLPALEELQ comes from the coding sequence ATGAATCGTAAAATACTGGGCTTTCTGCCATTTTTAATTTTCGTTTTACTGTGCGTGTTTTTATATCAAGGCTTATTTGGTAACCCAAGAGAATTGCAAACAGGACGACTTGGGCAAACTATGCCAAGTTTCAATTTGCCAGATTTAATGGATGAAAATAAGCGCTGGACTGAGAAAGATCTATTAGGAGAAGTGTATTTAATGAATGTGTGGGGTACATGGTGCCCCACGTGTATCGCTGAACTTGGTTATTTGACTAAGCTACGAGAGCAAGGTGTTAAAATAGTAGGTTTGTACTATGAACAAGCCTATGACCCTGATTTTGGTGACCACTTTGATATGAATGCGCTCAGAAAAGAAGTGGACACCATGCTAAGCCGAGCTGGAAACCCTTATCAATTTAATATTCTTGATTTAGAACGAAGTCTTGCCTTGGATCTTGGTGTATCAGGTGCTCCAGAGACATTTTTAGTTGATAAAAAGGGGACTATTTTACTGCATCACACTGGGGATATTAATCAAAGAGTGTGGCGGAGTAAGTTTTTACCTGCGCTAGAGGAGCTGCAATGA
- a CDS encoding cytochrome c-type biogenesis protein: MALLLSAAVVNAAEDEYEFKNAEQAQTFKELTLELRCPKCQNQNIADSDAIVAKDLRDKVLTLVHEGNSKQEVIDYMIDRYGYFVHYQPPVTPATIILWVLPVIIVVLGFGFIVFRQKKAAIKQPWSAADDKRLEQLIAQYQRKERQQ; the protein is encoded by the coding sequence ATGGCGCTGTTATTGAGTGCGGCTGTCGTCAATGCCGCTGAAGATGAATATGAATTTAAAAATGCAGAGCAAGCCCAAACGTTCAAAGAGCTAACATTGGAGCTGCGTTGTCCAAAGTGTCAGAACCAAAATATTGCAGACTCAGATGCAATTGTGGCAAAGGATTTACGCGATAAGGTTTTGACGCTGGTTCACGAAGGGAACTCGAAGCAGGAAGTGATTGACTACATGATTGATAGGTATGGATACTTTGTGCATTATCAGCCGCCAGTGACACCTGCCACTATCATCCTGTGGGTGTTACCTGTGATCATCGTTGTCTTGGGCTTTGGGTTTATCGTCTTTAGACAAAAAAAGGCTGCCATAAAGCAACCATGGAGTGCCGCCGATGATAAACGCCTAGAGCAATTAATTGCACAGTATCAACGTAAGGAGCGCCAGCAATGA